A DNA window from Acidobacteriota bacterium contains the following coding sequences:
- a CDS encoding serine hydrolase: protein MIEAAIAGRVFPAAVIEVGTADQLLWTDALGTLTYEAHGSPTTLDTRFDLASLTKVVATATIAMRLVERGIVTLDSPVCRWMNQWQNPDRRTVTIRDLLEHRAGLPAWRPLFESCTGRDAFVTALDQCALEYEPRTASVYSDLGFILLGWVLETAAGATLDRQLTGILQDVLGPSHAMALTYRPPADWLDRLAPARAESGRGRLLAGDVDDDNAWALGGVAGHAGLFGTAGALGQFARAVMRSLRGDQNGTGALARQDTMRAFVTPSSIPGSSRALGWDTMRPTSSCGNRMSPDAFGHTGFTGTSLWIDPRLGIYVVLLTNRVHPSAGPADAIQTVRRALHDAIVESLV, encoded by the coding sequence GTGATTGAAGCGGCCATCGCCGGACGCGTGTTCCCCGCCGCCGTCATCGAAGTCGGCACCGCCGACCAGTTGCTCTGGACCGATGCGCTTGGAACACTGACGTACGAGGCGCATGGCAGTCCCACCACTCTCGACACGCGATTCGATCTGGCCTCGCTCACCAAAGTCGTCGCGACGGCCACGATCGCGATGCGTCTGGTCGAACGCGGCATTGTCACGCTCGACTCTCCGGTTTGCCGGTGGATGAACCAATGGCAGAACCCCGATCGGCGCACGGTGACCATCCGGGATCTGCTCGAACATCGTGCAGGCCTTCCGGCGTGGCGGCCGCTGTTCGAATCGTGCACGGGGCGGGACGCGTTCGTCACCGCACTCGATCAGTGCGCGCTGGAGTACGAGCCGCGCACGGCATCGGTCTACAGCGATCTCGGCTTCATCCTGCTCGGATGGGTCCTCGAAACGGCGGCTGGCGCGACGCTGGACCGACAATTGACGGGCATCCTCCAGGACGTCTTGGGGCCCTCTCATGCGATGGCGTTGACATATCGACCGCCGGCCGACTGGCTCGATCGACTCGCCCCGGCGCGGGCCGAGTCTGGTCGAGGCCGCCTCCTGGCCGGCGACGTCGACGACGATAATGCGTGGGCGCTGGGCGGCGTTGCGGGCCATGCCGGCCTGTTCGGGACCGCTGGCGCGCTCGGGCAATTCGCGCGTGCGGTGATGCGTTCCTTGAGAGGCGATCAGAACGGAACCGGGGCGTTGGCTCGTCAGGACACGATGCGGGCGTTTGTGACGCCCTCCTCTATCCCGGGCAGTTCTCGTGCCCTCGGCTGGGACACGATGCGTCCGACATCGTCTTGCGGAAACCGGATGTCTCCCGATGCGTTTGGACACACAGGATTCACCGGCACCTCGCTTTGGATCGATCCTCGACTTGGCATCTATGTGGTCTTGCTCACGAATCGGGTGCATCCGTCGGCGGGTCCGGCCGACGCCATTCAAACCGTTCGGCGCGCCCTGCACGACGCTATCGTCGAGAGTCTCGTTTAG
- a CDS encoding prepilin-type N-terminal cleavage/methylation domain-containing protein: MCDASRRAGFTIIELLVVLSIIVILAGMAMAQYRNSVTRAQESVLATDLFRMRDALDQYYADKQQYAPTLDALVTEGYLREIPKDPFTRTAETWQPVLAEPDPNNPTSEPGIYTVKSGSERTALDGTRYAEW, translated from the coding sequence GTGTGCGACGCCTCGCGCCGCGCCGGATTCACGATAATCGAGCTGCTCGTCGTGCTCTCGATTATCGTCATCCTGGCCGGTATGGCGATGGCGCAGTATCGCAACAGCGTGACGCGGGCACAGGAGAGCGTGCTGGCGACGGATTTGTTCCGGATGCGCGATGCGCTGGACCAGTACTACGCCGACAAGCAGCAGTACGCGCCGACACTCGACGCGCTGGTGACCGAGGGGTACCTTCGAGAGATTCCAAAGGACCCATTCACCAGGACGGCCGAGACGTGGCAGCCGGTTCTGGCCGAACCGGACCCGAACAACCCGACGAGCGAACCGGGCATCTATACCGTCAAGAGCGGTTCCGAGCGGACGGCGCTTGACGGCACCCGATACGCGGAGTGGTGA
- a CDS encoding Ig-like domain-containing protein, with translation MTRQIRATSTRNSRRLRACGVVLGLVLTASCSKASLMAPSSSTLTLLVSRTTVGLSTSVNVTALVYESSGTPVHDGTVVDFFATLGTLSPAQTTTKNGQATVQLLTGTESGISEITAKSGGATLASTVKVTVGAAAAGVVELAASPISLPSTGGTSVLTATVSDASGNRLSGIPVTFSHNAGSLDQSSASTDSNGQAQSRLTTLVNSTVTALVAGGTSGSLTSFPVIITLRTPPIATFGTVTASGFTATLQYSAFPGADGTAITSVTIAFGDGASQGSLGAGSAQSIVHVYGSVGTYVARLTVVDAAGETTIASTAVVVR, from the coding sequence ATGACACGACAGATTCGGGCAACGTCAACGCGCAACAGCCGACGCCTGAGGGCCTGCGGAGTGGTTCTGGGGCTGGTGCTCACGGCGTCCTGCAGTAAAGCGTCGCTCATGGCGCCGAGCAGCAGCACGCTGACGCTCCTGGTGAGCCGCACGACGGTGGGCCTCAGCACGTCGGTGAATGTGACCGCGCTGGTGTACGAGTCCAGCGGTACGCCTGTTCACGATGGGACCGTCGTGGACTTCTTCGCCACGCTCGGGACGCTCAGCCCTGCGCAGACGACGACGAAGAACGGCCAGGCCACCGTGCAGTTACTGACCGGGACGGAGTCTGGCATTTCGGAGATCACCGCGAAGTCGGGTGGCGCGACTCTCGCGTCGACCGTCAAGGTCACCGTTGGCGCGGCCGCCGCCGGCGTCGTCGAACTGGCGGCCAGTCCCATCTCGCTGCCGTCGACCGGCGGTACCAGCGTGCTGACCGCCACGGTGAGCGACGCCAGCGGCAATCGTCTCTCCGGGATCCCGGTCACGTTCAGCCACAACGCCGGCAGCCTGGATCAGAGCAGTGCGAGCACTGATAGTAATGGACAGGCGCAGAGCCGACTGACGACGCTGGTGAACTCCACGGTCACCGCGTTGGTGGCGGGGGGCACGAGCGGGTCGTTGACGTCGTTCCCTGTGATCATTACGCTGAGGACGCCGCCGATCGCGACATTCGGGACGGTCACCGCGTCTGGGTTTACCGCCACGCTGCAGTACTCCGCCTTCCCGGGAGCGGATGGTACCGCGATCACCTCGGTGACGATCGCCTTTGGAGACGGCGCATCGCAGGGATCGCTTGGGGCTGGATCGGCCCAGTCCATCGTCCACGTGTACGGATCGGTGGGCACGTATGTCGCACGTCTCACTGTCGTCGATGCTGCCGGGGAAACGACCATCGCCTCGACTGCCGTCGTGGTGAGGTGA
- a CDS encoding type II secretion system protein produces the protein MSGAAARPGGQRGYAMAVLLVMLAVMGVAISVAMPVWRTAVQREKEEELIFRGRQYARAIGLFQRRFANAYPPSIDVLVEQKFLRKKYKDPMTEDGEFQVLYQGSALALSGGRGAQTSTSGRQGSGSGAFGAGATTGAGSRQGGFPTTTIGERSGVGPRGGVIGVASKSTEKSFRILDGRSQYNEWQFIWMPPAFQPGRGGGANQPGVRSGGRGGPSGLPGQGRGGPFGYPGQGSGGGRQPGSGRGPGR, from the coding sequence ATGTCTGGCGCGGCTGCGCGACCGGGCGGCCAGCGCGGGTACGCGATGGCCGTGCTGCTGGTGATGCTGGCCGTGATGGGTGTTGCCATCAGCGTGGCGATGCCTGTCTGGCGCACAGCCGTGCAGCGCGAGAAGGAAGAGGAACTCATCTTCCGGGGCCGGCAGTATGCCAGGGCGATCGGACTCTTCCAGCGCCGCTTCGCCAACGCCTACCCTCCCTCGATAGACGTGCTCGTCGAACAGAAGTTTCTGCGCAAGAAGTACAAGGACCCGATGACCGAAGACGGAGAGTTTCAGGTCCTGTACCAGGGATCAGCGCTGGCCTTGTCTGGCGGGCGCGGAGCTCAAACAAGTACCAGCGGCAGGCAGGGGAGCGGCTCCGGCGCATTCGGCGCAGGAGCAACGACTGGCGCTGGCAGCCGGCAGGGTGGATTTCCCACCACCACGATCGGCGAGCGATCTGGCGTGGGGCCACGGGGCGGCGTGATTGGCGTGGCCAGCAAGAGCACGGAGAAGTCGTTCAGGATCCTGGATGGGCGCTCGCAATACAACGAATGGCAGTTCATCTGGATGCCGCCGGCCTTTCAGCCCGGGCGTGGAGGCGGAGCGAATCAGCCAGGTGTCCGGAGCGGCGGTCGCGGTGGGCCATCAGGCCTGCCTGGGCAGGGTCGCGGCGGACCGTTCGGGTACCCGGGCCAGGGTTCAGGAGGCGGACGCCAGCCGGGGAGCGGTAGAGGTCCGGGCCGATGA